One Campylobacter concisus DNA segment encodes these proteins:
- a CDS encoding DUF4139 domain-containing protein, with amino-acid sequence MKKVLFLVASTLAFANENLIEIYTDQTIITQKFSDANSSFSAFVPEGVESESITINGDCDANANLKKISEENSQSYIKWKQEVVNLNNKLEALNTRGRFIEQALIGENKSNDVTKRAEEFYKFSLENIEKISAAKSELEALKENEPKSEMAGFLQLDMKFACSPKEATLSYMDDEAPKTLNEIYADTKNKNILIKQEILLTNPFANEVKNLKLAIYPTRYQKALAPSKFYPWYEESEAEADGYGASKNMLRAAKVAAEVADMRVQRDENEFAKIWKIDGINLAKGESKYITYDTQKMDANFSVFADFYGSLKAYNVASFKLNDDLTPAKTQFYVNGVSVGSPSEFEMKAKDEPVQLFLGQNELIELKKERLNKFKKTSLLGKDRISEEGYEISVKNNSSKSVDVTLVDRVPVSADEAVKVEIKGFDKKDIGKDGKVELKFSLAPKEEFKKEYSYKITKPKI; translated from the coding sequence GTGAAAAAAGTGCTCTTTTTGGTGGCTTCTACACTAGCCTTTGCAAATGAAAATCTAATAGAGATCTACACAGATCAAACCATTATCACTCAAAAATTTAGTGACGCAAACAGCTCTTTTAGCGCCTTTGTGCCAGAGGGTGTGGAGAGTGAGAGCATCACTATAAATGGGGATTGTGACGCGAATGCTAATCTAAAAAAGATCAGCGAAGAAAATAGCCAAAGTTACATAAAATGGAAGCAAGAAGTTGTAAATTTAAATAATAAACTTGAGGCGCTAAATACAAGAGGTAGGTTTATAGAGCAAGCTTTGATAGGAGAAAATAAAAGTAACGATGTGACAAAAAGAGCTGAGGAGTTTTATAAATTTAGCCTAGAAAATATCGAGAAAATTTCAGCTGCTAAAAGTGAGCTTGAAGCGCTTAAAGAAAATGAGCCAAAAAGCGAGATGGCCGGATTTTTGCAGCTTGATATGAAATTTGCTTGCAGCCCAAAAGAGGCGACGCTTTCATATATGGATGATGAGGCGCCAAAGACGCTAAATGAAATTTATGCAGATACAAAAAACAAAAATATCTTGATAAAACAAGAAATTTTGCTCACCAACCCTTTTGCAAATGAAGTTAAAAATTTAAAGCTCGCCATCTATCCGACCAGATATCAAAAGGCGCTTGCTCCAAGCAAGTTTTACCCTTGGTATGAGGAGAGCGAGGCTGAAGCTGATGGTTACGGCGCTTCAAAAAATATGCTAAGAGCTGCGAAAGTCGCTGCTGAGGTCGCTGATATGCGTGTGCAAAGAGATGAGAACGAGTTTGCCAAAATTTGGAAGATAGATGGGATAAATTTAGCAAAAGGCGAGAGCAAATATATAACTTACGATACACAAAAAATGGATGCAAATTTTAGCGTTTTTGCTGATTTTTACGGCTCACTAAAGGCATATAACGTAGCTAGCTTTAAGCTAAATGACGATCTAACTCCAGCTAAAACGCAGTTTTATGTTAATGGTGTGAGTGTTGGTAGTCCAAGTGAGTTTGAGATGAAAGCAAAAGATGAGCCAGTGCAGTTATTTTTAGGACAAAACGAGCTAATCGAGCTTAAAAAAGAGCGATTAAATAAATTTAAAAAGACCTCGCTTCTTGGCAAAGACCGCATAAGCGAAGAGGGCTATGAGATAAGTGTCAAAAATAACTCAAGTAAGAGTGTCGATGTCACTTTGGTTGACCGCGTGCCAGTATCTGCTGACGAGGCAGTAAAGGTCGAGATAAAGGGCTTTGATAAAAAAGATATCGGCAAAGATGGCAAGGTGGAGCTTAAATTTAGCCTTGCGCCAAAAGAGGAATTTAAAAAAGAGTACTCTTATAAGATCACAAAGCCAAAAATTTAG
- a CDS encoding leucyl aminopeptidase, with protein MQFQIVDKKLKDIKADIELIFVVDKELKHKFIGDKEAIKFNNYKGESVLILSEAKRAYVPLSKLDLDELRVAAAKAYNALKSLNIKSIKLASYIAECQKLSFEALAEGFLLGSYEFNKYKEKKERYTLKEIIFSTEEFAGKKVDLKAANEGFKEAEIIASATNFTKDIVNEIPEIYTPQKMAQDALNLAKNIASIKCEVYDEKFLAKENMNAFLAVNRASVHKPRLIHLTYKPKKSKKRIIFVGKGLTYDSGGLSLKPADYMLTMKSDKSGAAAALGIIKGAAELNLPFEIHAILGATENMIGGNAYKPDDVLISRSGVSIEVRNTDAEGRLVLADCLSYAQDFKPDILIDMATLTGACVVGLGEYTTGIMGNSESLKSEFKNKIKDSGELATTLDFNPYLSELIKSQIADVSNCASSRYGGAITAGMFLAKFIKDEYKDKWLHLDIAGPAYREKAWGYNQAGASGAGVRMNLYFLQALSKEN; from the coding sequence ATGCAGTTTCAAATAGTTGATAAGAAATTAAAAGATATAAAAGCTGATATTGAACTAATTTTCGTAGTTGATAAGGAGTTAAAACATAAATTTATAGGCGATAAAGAGGCTATTAAATTTAACAATTACAAAGGCGAGAGCGTCCTTATCCTAAGTGAGGCAAAAAGAGCCTACGTGCCACTTTCTAAGCTTGATCTTGATGAGCTTAGAGTTGCAGCCGCTAAAGCTTATAACGCACTAAAATCGCTAAATATTAAAAGCATAAAGCTAGCCTCATATATCGCGGAGTGCCAAAAACTAAGCTTTGAAGCGCTAGCTGAGGGCTTTTTGCTTGGAAGCTATGAATTTAACAAATATAAAGAGAAAAAAGAGAGATACACCCTTAAAGAGATCATCTTTTCTACTGAAGAATTTGCTGGCAAAAAGGTCGATCTAAAAGCTGCAAATGAGGGCTTTAAAGAGGCAGAGATAATAGCAAGTGCTACAAATTTCACAAAAGATATCGTAAATGAAATTCCAGAAATTTACACACCGCAAAAGATGGCGCAGGATGCTTTAAATTTAGCTAAAAACATCGCAAGCATAAAGTGCGAGGTCTATGACGAAAAATTTTTAGCTAAAGAGAATATGAACGCATTTTTGGCGGTAAATCGCGCAAGCGTGCATAAACCAAGGCTCATCCACCTAACCTACAAGCCTAAAAAGTCTAAAAAACGCATCATCTTTGTCGGCAAAGGGCTAACATACGATAGCGGCGGCCTTAGCCTGAAACCGGCTGATTATATGCTCACTATGAAATCAGACAAAAGCGGCGCAGCAGCAGCTCTTGGCATCATAAAAGGTGCAGCGGAGCTAAATTTACCATTTGAAATTCACGCCATTTTAGGCGCAACTGAAAATATGATCGGCGGCAACGCTTATAAGCCTGATGACGTGCTTATTTCAAGAAGTGGCGTTAGCATAGAGGTGAGAAACACCGACGCAGAGGGACGCTTGGTGCTGGCTGACTGCCTAAGCTACGCACAAGACTTTAAGCCAGACATCCTAATTGATATGGCAACCTTAACTGGCGCTTGCGTCGTGGGACTTGGCGAATACACAACAGGCATCATGGGCAACAGCGAGAGCCTAAAAAGCGAGTTTAAAAACAAGATAAAAGATAGCGGCGAGCTAGCGACTACGCTTGATTTTAACCCTTATCTTAGCGAGCTTATCAAAAGCCAGATCGCAGACGTTAGCAACTGCGCCTCAAGCAGATATGGCGGCGCGATCACAGCTGGCATGTTTTTAGCTAAATTTATCAAAGATGAGTATAAAGATAAGTGGCTACACCTCGACATCGCAGGTCCAGCATACCGCGAAAAGGCTTGGGGCTACAACCAAGCAGGTGCAAGTGGAGCGGGCGTGAGGATGAATTTATACTTTTTACAAGCACTTAGTAAGGAGAATTGA
- the folD gene encoding bifunctional methylenetetrahydrofolate dehydrogenase/methenyltetrahydrofolate cyclohydrolase FolD, translated as MKILDGKAVSLKVKENVKVRADELKKFGVEPTLAVVLVGEDKASQTYVRAKEKACNEYGIKSVAHRLSENTTQNELLALINVLNLDDSIHGILVQLPLPKHIDTNVVLAAIDPRKDVDGFHAVNVGKLVSGLDGFVPCTPLGVMEILKEYGIDVAGLNAVVIGRSNIVGKPMANLLLNASATVTVTHSKTKNLKEICKNADLIVAAIGKPFFLKADMVKDGAVVVDVGINRLDDGRLVGDVDFEEVAPKCSYITPVPGGVGPMTIAMLLNNTILAAQAKIAKN; from the coding sequence ATGAAAATTTTAGACGGAAAAGCCGTATCTTTAAAGGTCAAAGAAAACGTAAAAGTAAGAGCTGATGAGCTAAAGAAATTTGGTGTCGAGCCAACCTTGGCCGTCGTCTTGGTCGGCGAAGATAAGGCATCTCAAACATACGTTAGAGCCAAAGAGAAAGCCTGCAACGAATACGGCATAAAAAGCGTGGCTCACCGTCTAAGCGAAAATACAACCCAAAACGAGCTTCTAGCGCTCATAAACGTGCTAAATTTAGACGATAGCATCCATGGTATCTTGGTTCAACTGCCGCTTCCAAAGCATATCGATACAAACGTCGTGCTCGCAGCGATCGATCCACGAAAAGATGTAGATGGCTTTCACGCTGTAAATGTTGGCAAACTTGTTAGCGGACTTGATGGCTTCGTGCCTTGCACACCGCTTGGCGTGATGGAAATTTTAAAAGAGTATGGCATAGATGTAGCTGGGCTAAATGCGGTGGTGATCGGCAGAAGTAACATCGTTGGCAAGCCTATGGCAAATTTACTCCTAAATGCCTCTGCAACAGTTACGGTGACGCACAGCAAGACTAAAAATTTAAAAGAAATTTGCAAAAATGCTGACCTCATAGTAGCAGCCATTGGCAAGCCATTTTTCTTAAAGGCTGATATGGTAAAAGATGGCGCGGTAGTCGTTGATGTGGGTATAAACAGACTTGATGATGGCAGGCTTGTGGGCGACGTGGATTTTGAAGAGGTCGCACCAAAATGCTCATATATCACGCCTGTTCCTGGCGGCGTGGGACCTATGACCATAGCCATGCTTTTAAACAACACCATCCTTGCTGCACAAGCAAAGATAGCTAAAAATTAA
- the lepB gene encoding signal peptidase I — translation MKRAFTKFYDFCSSWTGTVIIVLLVIFFVAQAFVIPSGSMKNTLLVGDFLFAKKYVYGIPTPRIPWLEVKILPELNDNGHLITGDGPARGDIVVFRYPNDEKTHFVKRCFATSEDEIVFAEKALYLRPKEGDSFIKANCRENLNGKESKFGYSCSDIAELDGKLFIKEPYRFSGIHYDENVNLFEQMVFMLNTNKSNVFMKPALISSLPQNPNFNFNAFYVKVPKDEYFMIGDNRDHSNDSRFWGSVAYKDIVGQPWFIYFSWDNNYNVRWERIGRFVDTIENDEFFTKQALKEGEVDGLH, via the coding sequence ATGAAGAGAGCTTTTACTAAATTTTATGACTTTTGCTCGAGCTGGACAGGCACGGTTATCATCGTTTTGCTTGTCATTTTCTTTGTGGCTCAAGCCTTTGTGATCCCGTCTGGTTCGATGAAAAACACACTTTTGGTTGGGGATTTTTTATTTGCTAAAAAGTATGTTTATGGCATACCAACACCAAGAATTCCTTGGCTTGAGGTGAAAATTTTACCTGAGCTAAATGACAATGGTCACCTTATAACTGGCGATGGTCCTGCAAGGGGCGATATAGTCGTATTTCGCTATCCAAACGATGAGAAAACTCACTTTGTAAAGCGCTGCTTTGCCACAAGCGAGGACGAGATCGTTTTTGCTGAAAAAGCCCTCTATCTGCGCCCAAAAGAGGGAGATAGCTTTATAAAGGCAAACTGCCGTGAAAATTTAAATGGCAAAGAGAGTAAATTTGGCTACTCATGCAGCGACATAGCCGAGCTTGATGGCAAACTTTTCATAAAAGAGCCGTATAGATTTAGTGGCATCCATTACGACGAAAATGTAAATTTATTTGAGCAGATGGTTTTCATGCTAAATACAAACAAATCAAACGTTTTTATGAAGCCAGCGCTCATTAGCTCACTACCGCAAAATCCAAATTTTAACTTTAATGCATTTTACGTAAAAGTGCCAAAAGATGAATACTTTATGATAGGCGACAACCGCGATCACTCAAACGACAGCCGTTTTTGGGGAAGCGTGGCTTACAAGGACATAGTCGGTCAGCCTTGGTTTATTTATTTTAGCTGGGACAATAACTACAATGTGCGCTGGGAGCGTATCGGACGCTTTGTAGATACGATAGAAAACGATGAGTTTTTCACAAAACAAGCTCTAAAAGAGGGAGAAGTCGATGGACTTCACTAA
- a CDS encoding c-type cytochrome gives MRSIFLILLFCMAIFGADFITKTEYAKMLYLNPRGIGCDKCHGAKGEGSLISKYKHFDKKTNKTVDDELRAPKINDIDFESFKAALTKPKGVMPSYFLTDEETTILYEYITNQMKPPAKAPKTQNLAKPAAPAATQKQPEPAKTAPAVKPTEPAKQAPATKPAEPAKPASTQAQKTPAKPAINQKDNQKTNLKTQNQKDKK, from the coding sequence ATGAGGTCTATTTTTTTGATTTTGCTTTTTTGCATGGCGATTTTTGGTGCTGATTTTATCACAAAGACCGAGTACGCCAAGATGCTCTACCTAAATCCACGTGGCATAGGCTGTGACAAATGTCACGGCGCAAAGGGCGAGGGTAGTCTAATCTCTAAATACAAACACTTTGACAAAAAAACAAACAAAACGGTCGATGACGAGCTTAGAGCGCCAAAGATAAATGATATAGATTTTGAAAGCTTTAAAGCAGCTCTTACAAAGCCAAAAGGCGTCATGCCAAGTTACTTTTTGACAGACGAGGAGACGACTATACTTTATGAATACATCACAAATCAGATGAAACCTCCTGCAAAAGCGCCAAAAACACAAAATTTAGCCAAGCCAGCCGCACCTGCTGCTACGCAAAAACAGCCTGAACCTGCTAAAACTGCGCCTGCTGTAAAACCTACAGAGCCAGCAAAGCAAGCGCCAGCTACAAAGCCAGCCGAACCAGCAAAGCCAGCTAGCACGCAGGCGCAAAAGACACCAGCAAAACCAGCAATAAATCAAAAAGATAATCAAAAGACAAATTTAAAAACACAAAATCAAAAGGATAAAAAATGA
- a CDS encoding DedA family protein, producing the protein MEEFFIELLKEYGYIILFVWCIMEGEMALIMAGILAHTTHMHIALAIFVAGLGGFVGDQIYFYLGRYNKKYIAKRLHTQRRKFAVAHIMLKKYGWPIIFLQRYMYGFRVIIPLCIGLTGYDAKKYAFINLISAWCWAAITTIPAWILGEHILVLLQKAKEHWYVAIPVVAIFMGLLIYAFKRIENKILNERRDRRHAVSNS; encoded by the coding sequence ATGGAAGAGTTTTTTATAGAACTACTTAAAGAGTACGGCTACATCATACTTTTTGTCTGGTGTATCATGGAGGGCGAGATGGCCTTAATAATGGCTGGAATTCTCGCTCACACCACGCACATGCATATCGCACTTGCTATCTTTGTGGCTGGACTTGGAGGCTTTGTGGGAGATCAAATTTATTTCTATCTTGGCCGTTACAATAAAAAATACATCGCAAAAAGGCTTCACACGCAGCGGAGAAAATTTGCAGTGGCGCACATAATGCTGAAAAAATACGGCTGGCCGATCATCTTTTTGCAACGATATATGTATGGCTTTCGCGTCATCATCCCGCTTTGCATAGGACTTACTGGCTATGATGCTAAAAAATACGCCTTTATAAATTTGATCAGCGCTTGGTGCTGGGCGGCGATCACCACCATACCTGCTTGGATACTTGGCGAGCATATACTTGTGCTTTTGCAAAAAGCAAAAGAGCACTGGTACGTCGCTATCCCAGTGGTTGCTATATTTATGGGGCTTTTGATCTATGCATTTAAGCGCATCGAAAATAAAATTTTAAACGAAAGGAGAGACAGAAGACATGCAGTTTCAAATAGTTGA
- the ychF gene encoding redox-regulated ATPase YchF: MGLSVGIVGLPNVGKSTTFNALTKAQNAESANYPFCTIEPNKAIVPVPDKRLNELAKIVNPNKIQYSTIEFVDIAGLVKGASSGEGLGNKFLSNIRETELILHIVRCFEDENITHVEGSVDPVRDIEIIQTELILADIEQLNKKIEKLTREAKANAKGAKEALEIANLLLAHLNDGKSASSFEQRDSEAFLALNKELRLLSAKEVVYGANVDEEGLSEDNKFVKALKEFAKASDHEVIKLCAKVEEELIGLSDEEAHEFLASLGTNESGLEKIIKTSFAKLNLISYFTAGVVEVRAWTITNGWKAPKAASVIHNDFERGFIRAEVISYDDYIAHGGENGAKEAGKMRLEGKDYVVQDGDVMHFRFNV; this comes from the coding sequence ATGGGACTTTCAGTTGGAATAGTAGGCCTACCAAATGTGGGCAAATCAACGACATTTAACGCACTTACAAAGGCGCAAAACGCTGAGAGCGCGAACTATCCGTTTTGCACTATCGAGCCAAACAAAGCCATCGTGCCAGTGCCTGATAAGCGCCTAAACGAGCTTGCAAAGATAGTAAATCCTAATAAAATTCAATACTCAACCATCGAATTTGTCGATATCGCAGGCCTCGTAAAAGGGGCTAGCTCTGGCGAGGGACTTGGCAATAAATTTCTATCAAACATTAGAGAAACCGAGCTTATTTTACACATTGTTCGCTGCTTTGAGGACGAAAACATCACTCACGTCGAGGGTAGCGTCGATCCAGTAAGAGACATCGAGATCATCCAAACCGAGCTGATACTAGCTGACATCGAGCAGCTAAACAAAAAGATAGAAAAGCTCACAAGAGAGGCGAAAGCAAATGCAAAAGGTGCTAAAGAGGCGCTTGAGATAGCAAATTTGCTTCTAGCTCACCTAAATGATGGCAAAAGCGCAAGCAGCTTTGAGCAAAGAGATAGCGAGGCGTTTTTAGCACTCAACAAAGAGCTAAGACTTCTAAGCGCTAAAGAGGTAGTTTATGGCGCAAATGTCGATGAAGAGGGACTTAGCGAAGATAATAAATTTGTAAAAGCGCTAAAAGAGTTTGCTAAAGCCTCAGATCACGAGGTGATAAAGCTTTGCGCCAAGGTTGAAGAGGAGCTAATAGGTCTAAGTGACGAAGAGGCTCACGAGTTTTTGGCATCTCTTGGCACGAACGAGAGCGGTCTTGAAAAGATCATCAAAACATCTTTTGCGAAGCTAAATTTGATAAGCTATTTCACCGCTGGCGTCGTGGAAGTTAGGGCTTGGACGATCACAAATGGTTGGAAAGCGCCAAAAGCAGCAAGCGTCATCCACAACGACTTTGAGAGGGGCTTTATCAGAGCTGAAGTGATAAGCTATGATGACTACATCGCACATGGCGGCGAAAACGGAGCTAAAGAGGCTGGCAAGATGAGACTTGAAGGTAAAGACTACGTCGTGCAAGATGGCGACGTGATGCACTTTAGGTTTAATGTCTAA
- the apt gene encoding adenine phosphoribosyltransferase has product MKILDQKGKEFLLNSIRCINDFPKPGIVFRDITTLLNNKEAFNFLIDHLVARYEDANIDYIAGIESRGFIFGAALAARLRLPFVPIRKPKKLPFITLSQKYSLEYGVDEVQIHIDAFGEKAGARVLLMDDLIATGGTAKASVELINQTNATCVEACFLIDLVDLKGSEKLKSLTKIYSVLEV; this is encoded by the coding sequence ATGAAAATTTTAGATCAAAAAGGCAAAGAATTTTTACTAAACTCTATTCGCTGCATAAACGATTTTCCAAAGCCTGGCATAGTTTTTCGCGACATCACGACGCTGCTAAACAACAAAGAGGCATTTAACTTTTTGATAGATCATTTGGTGGCTAGATATGAGGACGCAAATATCGACTACATCGCTGGCATCGAGTCTCGTGGCTTTATCTTTGGCGCGGCGCTTGCGGCAAGACTAAGGCTACCTTTTGTGCCTATTCGCAAGCCAAAAAAACTACCTTTTATCACGCTTTCTCAAAAATATAGCCTAGAATACGGCGTTGATGAAGTGCAAATTCACATCGATGCTTTTGGAGAAAAAGCAGGCGCTAGAGTGCTTTTGATGGACGATCTCATAGCCACTGGAGGCACTGCAAAGGCTTCAGTTGAGCTTATCAATCAAACTAACGCAACCTGCGTAGAGGCGTGTTTTCTCATAGATCTAGTCGATCTAAAAGGTAGCGAAAAGCTAAAGTCACTTACTAAAATTTACAGCGTTTTAGAGGTTTAG
- a CDS encoding site-2 protease family protein, which yields MDFTNFDPIKVATIVISLIIAIVGHEIAHGYVAYKFGDNTAKSLGRLSINPIKHIDLVGTIIVPLVLYLSTGMMFGWAKPVPVNTYTVVRNGGYKAAIYVSLAGICYNIILGILSLFVLKALLNIETFEILLQFLFTLALLNLMLAIFNLYPIPPLDGFHALEYALRNFGFHALAEKLEGISRYGFVILIIILISPLKDTIFYPTRYVLEIASAFING from the coding sequence ATGGACTTCACTAATTTTGATCCCATAAAAGTCGCCACTATCGTCATCTCTTTAATAATCGCCATCGTAGGCCACGAGATTGCTCACGGATATGTAGCTTATAAATTTGGCGACAACACCGCAAAAAGCCTTGGCAGACTTAGCATAAATCCCATAAAACACATCGATCTTGTTGGCACTATCATCGTGCCACTGGTGCTTTATCTAAGCACTGGTATGATGTTTGGCTGGGCAAAACCAGTGCCTGTAAATACCTACACAGTCGTGCGAAATGGCGGATACAAGGCAGCTATCTACGTAAGTCTAGCTGGCATTTGCTACAACATCATCCTAGGCATCTTGTCGCTTTTTGTGCTAAAGGCTTTGCTAAACATAGAAACCTTTGAAATTTTACTTCAGTTTTTATTTACGCTTGCGCTTTTAAATTTGATGTTAGCCATCTTTAACCTCTATCCGATCCCACCACTTGACGGCTTTCACGCGCTCGAGTATGCGCTTAGAAATTTTGGCTTTCACGCACTAGCAGAAAAGCTTGAGGGTATCTCAAGATATGGCTTTGTCATCCTTATCATCATCCTCATTTCGCCTTTAAAAGATACTATCTTTTATCCAACAAGATACGTTTTAGAAATCGCAAGCGCCTTTATAAATGGCTAA
- the rpiB gene encoding ribose 5-phosphate isomerase B produces MKIDKVFLASDHAGFELKNELKEAIKGLGYEVVDLGTNDKNSVDYPDYAHLLASKLEPNCYGVLVCGTGIGISIAANRHENVRCALCHDEFTARLAREHNDANVIAFGARVIGAGVAISAVEAFLKTEFAGGRHERRVKKIELEAGK; encoded by the coding sequence ATGAAGATAGACAAAGTTTTCTTAGCTAGCGATCACGCTGGTTTTGAGCTAAAAAACGAGCTTAAAGAGGCTATTAAAGGGCTTGGATACGAAGTAGTTGATCTTGGCACAAACGATAAAAATAGCGTTGATTACCCTGATTATGCGCATTTGCTAGCGAGCAAGCTTGAGCCTAACTGCTACGGCGTGCTAGTTTGTGGCACAGGCATAGGTATATCAATAGCTGCAAACAGGCATGAAAACGTAAGGTGTGCTCTTTGCCACGACGAATTTACCGCTAGACTTGCCAGAGAGCACAACGACGCAAACGTGATTGCTTTTGGCGCAAGAGTTATTGGCGCTGGCGTGGCTATCTCGGCGGTTGAAGCCTTTTTAAAGACTGAGTTTGCAGGCGGCAGACACGAAAGAAGAGTCAAAAAAATAGAGCTTGAGGCAGGCAAATGA